From one Planktothrix agardhii NIES-204 genomic stretch:
- a CDS encoding undecaprenyl pyrophosphate synthetase: protein MSAKTRVVYELPADLDQDRLPQHIAVIMDGNGRWAKRRGLPRTMGHRRGVDALKEALRCCRDWGVEALTAYAFSTENWGRPLEEVDFLMALFERVLMRELREMMAEEVRIQFVGNLAALPQSLQEKIDYSMEETKQNKGILFTIATNYGGRQEILQACREIANQVKQGLIQPEDIDETLFEQHLYTTGICHPDLLIRTSGEMRISNFLLWQLAYAEIYVTDTLWPDFNQKELHLALSSYQKRERRFGKV, encoded by the coding sequence ATGAGTGCTAAGACAAGGGTTGTATATGAATTACCCGCAGATTTAGACCAAGACCGTTTACCTCAACACATTGCTGTAATTATGGATGGCAATGGTCGCTGGGCGAAGCGTCGGGGTTTACCTCGAACTATGGGCCACCGTCGGGGAGTGGATGCTCTCAAAGAAGCTTTACGCTGTTGTCGAGATTGGGGTGTGGAAGCACTAACAGCCTATGCTTTTTCCACGGAAAATTGGGGTCGTCCTTTGGAGGAAGTCGATTTTCTCATGGCATTATTTGAGCGGGTTTTAATGCGAGAACTACGAGAAATGATGGCGGAGGAAGTGCGAATTCAGTTTGTAGGAAATTTGGCAGCCCTTCCCCAATCTCTACAGGAAAAAATAGATTATTCTATGGAGGAAACGAAGCAAAATAAGGGTATTTTATTTACTATTGCTACTAATTATGGCGGACGACAAGAAATTTTACAAGCCTGTCGAGAGATTGCTAATCAAGTAAAACAAGGGTTAATTCAACCAGAAGATATTGATGAAACTCTATTTGAACAGCATCTATATACTACGGGAATATGTCACCCCGATTTATTGATTCGTACCAGTGGAGAAATGCGAATTAGTAATTTTTTATTATGGCAACTCGCCTATGCAGAAATTTATGTAACTGATACCCTTTGGCCTGATTTTAATCAGAAGGAATTACATCTAGCCTTATCTTCCTATCAAAAACGGGAACGTAGATTCGGCAAAGTTTGA
- a CDS encoding heat shock protein DnaJ domain-containing protein, translated as MTSPGNSSQQQPQAENHPALISSYYTLLGVHPSATPIEIRRSYRELSKLYHPDTTTLSKAIATAKFQKLNEAYATLCNPDRRQSYDQKIGYSRYHLIQVPTDLNQPYSKNNRLNSSSAYLDPTDRPLSPGEVFSLFLMGLTFIGCILLAIFISLTRY; from the coding sequence GTGACTTCTCCAGGAAATTCATCTCAACAGCAACCCCAAGCCGAAAACCATCCGGCACTGATTTCTAGCTATTACACCTTATTAGGAGTTCATCCGAGTGCGACCCCGATAGAAATTCGACGCTCCTATCGGGAACTGAGTAAACTGTATCATCCTGATACCACAACCTTATCAAAGGCGATCGCCACGGCAAAATTTCAGAAACTCAATGAAGCTTACGCCACCCTTTGTAACCCAGATCGGCGTCAGTCCTATGATCAAAAAATTGGCTATTCTCGATATCATTTAATTCAAGTTCCAACGGACTTAAATCAACCCTATTCTAAAAATAATCGTCTTAATTCTTCTTCCGCCTATTTAGACCCAACAGATCGGCCTCTTTCCCCTGGGGAAGTTTTTTCATTATTTCTAATGGGATTAACTTTTATTGGATGTATCCTATTAGCAATTTTTATTAGTTTAACTCGTTATTAA
- a CDS encoding pentapeptide repeat-containing protein, with protein MKILSTAMFGTATVLLLGLGVTTPAYSQNPNDLKQLLETRFCQGCDLRGANLSGAHLIGVDLRDANLAGANLANINLEGADLKGANLTSANLEGAFLNQTEFNDANLSGANLTNANLVQAQLEGANLLNADLTGSEFAIPTLQTAELSRGSAQDLGIPEELTIGRDPDSLTFPMGGPELGQPFEYTKEYLDDLFEPNIDPFTSNKTNTFPRINNILRPDETDIFPDQIMKFDDDMRGDPHEWGGQHRSGVGLLEVGL; from the coding sequence ATGAAAATCCTATCCACAGCAATGTTTGGAACCGCCACAGTGCTTCTACTCGGTTTGGGAGTCACAACTCCAGCCTATTCTCAGAACCCTAATGATCTTAAACAATTATTAGAAACCCGATTCTGTCAAGGGTGTGATTTGAGAGGCGCTAATTTAAGCGGTGCTCATTTGATTGGTGTAGATTTACGAGATGCTAATCTTGCAGGGGCAAACTTAGCTAATATCAATTTAGAAGGTGCAGATTTAAAAGGAGCAAACTTAACATCTGCAAACCTAGAGGGCGCGTTTTTAAATCAAACTGAATTTAATGATGCTAACCTTAGTGGTGCTAACTTAACTAATGCTAATTTAGTTCAAGCTCAACTAGAAGGTGCAAATCTTTTAAATGCCGATTTAACCGGATCGGAATTTGCAATTCCTACTTTACAGACGGCTGAACTGTCAAGAGGTTCCGCCCAGGATTTAGGAATACCAGAAGAACTAACCATTGGACGTGATCCTGATAGTTTAACCTTCCCAATGGGGGGGCCAGAATTAGGTCAACCCTTTGAATATACCAAGGAATATTTGGATGACTTGTTTGAGCCAAATATCGACCCCTTTACAAGCAATAAAACTAATACTTTTCCTCGCATTAACAATATTCTAAGACCTGATGAAACTGATATCTTTCCTGATCAAATCATGAAATTTGATGATGATATGAGGGGAGATCCTCACGAATGGGGAGGTCAACACCGATCAGGAGTTGGTCTGTTAGAGGTTGGTCTTTAA
- the lysA gene encoding diaminopimelate decarboxylase gives MQNSGLQYLSASTDALETRSPNQQLFPLTAKVNSQDHLEIGGCDVTALVEQFGTPLYIVDETTLRTACQQYRDAFKRYYPGESLVLYASKAWNCLAICAIVAAEGLGIDVVSGGELYTALQAGVSPEKTYLHGNNKSLEEIQLAIENGCTVVADNWLDLHTLAKLSQGSIVDHPIRMMIRFTPGIECHTHEYIRTGHLDSKFGFDPGQLDEVFKFISQQPGLSCVGIHAHIGSQIFELQPHNDLGSVIIDTLMKANQQGLNISEVNIGGGLGICYTESDDPPSIDDWVKIVTESVIKACEQKQYPLPKLLSEPGRSMIGSSCVTAYTVGSQKQVPGIRTYIAVDGGMSDNPRPITYQSLYRVVLANKMSAPMTETVTVAGKHCESGDILIKDAQLPKVESGDILVVMATGAYNYSMASNYNRLSKPAAVLVSNGDANVIIERESYQDLISKDRLPERLTINS, from the coding sequence GTGCAAAATTCTGGACTGCAATACCTATCTGCATCAACGGATGCCTTAGAAACCCGATCGCCTAATCAACAATTATTTCCTTTGACGGCGAAAGTCAATTCGCAAGATCACTTAGAAATTGGTGGCTGTGACGTTACCGCTTTAGTTGAACAATTTGGCACGCCCCTCTATATTGTCGATGAAACCACCCTGCGAACGGCTTGTCAACAATACCGGGACGCCTTCAAACGCTATTATCCCGGTGAGTCCCTCGTCCTGTATGCTTCCAAAGCCTGGAATTGTTTAGCGATTTGTGCTATTGTAGCCGCCGAAGGATTAGGTATTGATGTCGTATCCGGGGGAGAACTCTATACCGCCCTCCAAGCCGGAGTTTCACCGGAGAAAACCTACCTCCATGGTAACAATAAATCCTTAGAAGAAATTCAATTAGCGATTGAAAATGGGTGTACCGTTGTTGCCGATAATTGGTTAGATTTACACACCCTCGCTAAACTCAGTCAAGGGTCTATAGTTGATCATCCGATTCGGATGATGATTCGGTTTACCCCAGGAATTGAATGTCATACCCATGAATATATCCGTACTGGACATTTAGATAGTAAATTTGGTTTTGATCCCGGTCAACTGGATGAAGTCTTTAAATTTATTAGTCAGCAACCGGGTTTATCCTGTGTTGGCATTCATGCCCATATTGGCTCCCAAATTTTTGAATTGCAACCCCATAACGATTTAGGTTCTGTAATTATTGATACTTTAATGAAAGCAAATCAACAGGGCTTAAATATTTCAGAAGTTAATATTGGTGGTGGTTTAGGGATTTGCTATACGGAGTCAGACGATCCCCCAAGTATTGATGATTGGGTAAAAATTGTTACTGAATCCGTGATCAAAGCCTGTGAACAGAAACAATATCCCCTACCGAAATTATTATCTGAACCGGGAAGGTCTATGATTGGCTCTAGTTGCGTTACAGCTTATACAGTAGGTTCTCAAAAACAAGTTCCTGGAATTCGGACTTATATTGCTGTAGATGGCGGGATGTCCGATAACCCCCGTCCGATCACCTATCAGTCCTTGTACCGAGTGGTTTTAGCCAATAAAATGTCTGCACCCATGACCGAAACCGTTACGGTTGCAGGAAAACATTGTGAATCTGGGGATATTTTAATTAAGGATGCTCAACTTCCTAAAGTTGAATCTGGGGATATTCTCGTGGTTATGGCAACGGGAGCCTACAATTATAGTATGGCGTCTAACTATAATCGACTGTCCAAACCGGCGGCAGTTTTAGTTAGTAATGGTGATGCTAACGTCATTATTGAACGAGAATCTTACCAAGATTTAATTAGTAAAGATCGACTTCCAGAACGCCTAACCATAAATTCTTAG